One Frankia alni ACN14a DNA window includes the following coding sequences:
- a CDS encoding TetR/AcrR family transcriptional regulator, protein MVESTSPGSASDTRSRILAAAVSLFGEQGYAGTSVRDISERLGVTKAALYYHFPSKETILDALLEPFVSELGRLVELVHQSPAPSARVLLERMVDIMAGPGGVLLAFVNDPSVIHRKIGKSDMLSLQQALVGALAGPAPSDLRLLRAHCAVGALRAGILGMALERAHAQARAEDADGAGAVRGGGVAGVGPGDALAAFGGSGPIGAAGRGEPLCSAALRSVAARLPQSMRPLVSAAERREIVAAALAALGAEEPVPWPPGTACRPGGGEGARSTGTTGSCVESATSGALSASVSSASSLPGVRGVGVTRIGGPNPSGIHPG, encoded by the coding sequence ATGGTCGAGTCGACGTCACCCGGGTCAGCGAGCGATACCAGGTCGCGGATCCTCGCCGCGGCGGTGAGCCTCTTCGGAGAGCAAGGGTATGCCGGCACGTCTGTGAGGGACATCTCCGAGCGACTCGGCGTGACGAAGGCGGCACTCTATTACCACTTCCCGTCGAAGGAGACCATCCTCGACGCGCTGCTGGAGCCCTTCGTCTCCGAGCTGGGCCGGCTGGTCGAGCTGGTCCACCAGTCGCCGGCGCCGAGCGCCCGGGTCCTGCTGGAGCGGATGGTCGACATCATGGCCGGCCCCGGCGGCGTCCTGCTCGCCTTCGTCAACGATCCCTCGGTGATTCACCGCAAGATCGGCAAGAGTGACATGCTCTCCCTGCAGCAGGCCCTGGTCGGGGCGCTCGCCGGTCCGGCGCCGTCGGACCTGCGGCTGCTGCGGGCGCACTGCGCGGTCGGCGCGCTGCGCGCGGGGATCCTCGGGATGGCGCTCGAGCGCGCCCACGCCCAGGCCCGCGCCGAGGACGCCGACGGCGCCGGGGCTGTCAGGGGCGGGGGTGTCGCCGGGGTGGGTCCCGGCGACGCGCTGGCCGCCTTCGGTGGGTCCGGCCCGATCGGGGCGGCCGGCCGCGGGGAGCCGCTCTGCTCGGCGGCGCTGCGCAGCGTGGCGGCCCGGCTGCCGCAGAGCATGCGGCCGCTGGTCTCTGCCGCCGAGCGTCGCGAGATCGTGGCCGCCGCGCTCGCCGCCCTCGGCGCCGAGGAACCGGTGCCCTGGCCGCCGGGAACCGCCTGCCGACCGGGCGGGGGCGAGGGCGCCCGGTCCACCGGGACCACCGGATCGTGCGTGGAATCCGCGACATCCGGGGCGCTGTCCGCGTCGGTTTCTTCCGCATCCTCGCTTCCCGGTGTGCGGGGAGTCGGGGTCACCCGGATCGGTGGGCCGAATCCGTCGGGCATCCACCCGGGGTAG
- a CDS encoding SDR family NAD(P)-dependent oxidoreductase: MSTRSRPAFREGGLTVLTNRTARTGTAPATWPPRTAVVTGASSGIGREAALLLAAGGCRSLLVGRNGAALDEVAAATEGHRISVDLSAAGSEVAVASRASELLGDVDLLVCSAGLGAAGPFDMMSPEAIAELVAVNVLSPMALVRAMLPAMLDRGQGRILIVGSIAGALGVRGEVAYSATKAAMVGFADALRAEVAGRGITVTLCLPGVVDTPFFHRRGAPYVRRWPRPIPAALVAERMLAAAGRGSAEVWVPGWLLGAVRVHGAVPSLYRRLAGVFG, translated from the coding sequence ATGAGCACACGGTCCCGGCCTGCTTTCCGTGAGGGAGGGTTGACCGTCCTCACCAACCGGACCGCGCGAACGGGCACAGCCCCCGCCACCTGGCCGCCTCGAACGGCCGTCGTGACCGGCGCATCCAGTGGCATCGGGCGAGAAGCAGCCCTGCTGCTGGCCGCCGGCGGCTGTCGCTCGCTGCTGGTCGGCCGCAACGGTGCGGCGCTGGACGAGGTCGCTGCCGCCACGGAGGGTCACCGCATCTCCGTCGACCTGTCGGCCGCCGGTTCGGAGGTGGCGGTCGCCTCCCGGGCCAGTGAGCTGCTCGGCGATGTCGACCTGCTGGTGTGCTCGGCGGGGCTCGGCGCCGCCGGCCCGTTCGACATGATGTCGCCGGAGGCGATCGCGGAACTCGTCGCGGTCAACGTCCTGTCGCCGATGGCGCTCGTCCGGGCCATGCTGCCGGCCATGCTGGATCGTGGGCAGGGGCGCATCCTGATCGTCGGCAGCATCGCCGGTGCGCTCGGCGTGCGCGGCGAGGTGGCCTACTCCGCGACGAAGGCGGCGATGGTCGGCTTCGCTGACGCACTGCGGGCCGAAGTCGCCGGACGCGGCATCACGGTGACGTTGTGTTTACCTGGCGTCGTCGACACCCCGTTCTTCCACCGCCGCGGTGCGCCGTACGTGCGGCGATGGCCGCGGCCGATCCCGGCCGCGCTGGTCGCCGAGCGCATGCTGGCGGCGGCGGGACGGGGTAGCGCGGAGGTCTGGGTCCCAGGGTGGCTGCTCGGCGCGGTGCGGGTCCACGGCGCGGTGCCGTCGCTGTACCGCAGGTTGGCGGGTGTCTTCGGATGA
- the hpnC gene encoding squalene synthase HpnC, with translation MTAIDAPTGPPRTPALSGATGLSTPAEQLLRAAPAENFPVSPIVLPAAVRAHFNALYAFSRFVDNLGDEAAGDRLALLDRVSADLSVIWAGGEPELGVLRLLAPTVRACDLPAEPFERLVEANRQDQRVTRYDTFDDLVRYCTLSADPIGRMVLGVFGLATPDRVVLSDKVCTALQLAEHWQDVAEDLAAGRIYLPREDLDTFGVTEDDLRAKAASPAVRHLMAFEVSRARTVMDQGAPLVATVPGRLRLALAGFVGGGRAALDAIRRADYDVLGGPPKAPKPRMARFALVALAQSAAPGAPAAARTAAAVATATGTAGVAAKRERAAGEGR, from the coding sequence ATGACCGCCATCGACGCCCCAACCGGCCCACCACGCACGCCTGCGCTGTCGGGCGCGACGGGCCTGTCCACTCCCGCCGAACAGCTCCTGCGCGCCGCGCCGGCGGAGAACTTCCCGGTCTCGCCGATCGTGCTGCCCGCGGCCGTGCGCGCCCACTTCAACGCCCTGTACGCCTTCAGCCGGTTCGTCGACAACCTCGGCGACGAGGCCGCGGGCGATCGGCTCGCCCTGCTCGACCGCGTCTCCGCGGATCTGTCGGTGATCTGGGCCGGCGGTGAGCCGGAACTCGGCGTCCTGCGCCTGCTCGCGCCCACCGTGCGCGCCTGCGACCTGCCCGCCGAGCCCTTCGAGCGGCTCGTCGAGGCCAACCGTCAGGACCAGCGGGTCACCCGCTACGACACGTTCGACGACCTGGTCCGCTACTGCACCCTGTCGGCCGATCCGATCGGACGGATGGTGCTCGGCGTGTTCGGGCTCGCCACCCCCGACCGGGTCGTGCTCTCCGACAAGGTGTGCACCGCGCTGCAGCTCGCCGAGCACTGGCAGGACGTCGCCGAGGACCTCGCCGCCGGGCGCATCTACCTGCCGCGGGAGGACCTCGACACCTTCGGGGTCACCGAGGACGACCTGCGGGCGAAGGCGGCGAGCCCCGCGGTGCGCCACCTGATGGCCTTCGAGGTCAGCCGCGCCCGCACCGTGATGGACCAGGGCGCGCCGCTGGTCGCGACCGTGCCGGGCCGGCTGCGGCTGGCCCTGGCCGGCTTCGTCGGCGGCGGCCGGGCGGCGCTCGACGCGATCCGCCGCGCCGACTACGACGTGCTCGGCGGTCCACCCAAGGCACCCAAGCCGCGGATGGCGCGCTTCGCACTGGTGGCGCTCGCGCAGTCGGCGGCCCCGGGAGCGCCGGCGGCGGCCCGCACCGCCGCGGCGGTGGCGACCGCGACCGGCACGGCCGGCGTCGCGGCCAAGCGCGAGCGCGCTGCGGGGGAGGGCCGATGA
- the hpnD gene encoding presqualene diphosphate synthase HpnD gives MTSPVPNPTSRPTVAEAYAACEALTKEAARNFSYGIRLLPPEKRGALSAVYALARHLDDIGDGDLPPEEKLAGLAQVRAEVNNLGAGSSDPMYVALDDAARRFPIPLEAFIELADGVESDVHGTTYDTFDDMVGYCRLVAGTIGRLSLGIFGTEQAASDRSAPAIADALGVALQQTNILRDVREDLLGGRIYLPAQELKAAGIELAVDASGRLGGPPTALLGYLRSSAQRAEEWYDRGMVLLDLLDRRSAACCGAMAGIYLRLNRRIKNEPAAVLDRRLALPGWQKAVVAARSLAGRPETSAA, from the coding sequence ATGACCAGCCCGGTGCCGAACCCGACGAGCCGGCCCACCGTGGCCGAGGCCTACGCCGCCTGCGAGGCCCTCACGAAGGAGGCGGCGCGGAACTTCTCCTACGGCATCCGGCTGCTGCCCCCGGAGAAACGGGGGGCGCTCAGCGCCGTCTACGCGCTGGCCCGCCACCTGGACGACATCGGTGACGGGGATCTGCCGCCCGAGGAGAAGCTTGCCGGGCTCGCCCAGGTCCGAGCCGAGGTCAACAACCTGGGCGCGGGCAGCTCCGACCCGATGTACGTCGCCCTCGACGACGCCGCCCGGCGCTTCCCGATCCCGCTGGAGGCGTTCATCGAACTCGCCGACGGCGTCGAGAGTGACGTGCACGGCACCACGTACGACACGTTCGACGACATGGTCGGCTACTGCCGGCTCGTCGCCGGCACGATCGGCCGGCTCTCGCTGGGCATCTTCGGCACCGAGCAGGCGGCCTCCGACCGCTCGGCGCCGGCCATCGCCGACGCCCTCGGCGTGGCCCTGCAGCAGACGAACATCCTTCGTGACGTCCGCGAGGACCTGCTCGGCGGGCGCATCTACCTGCCGGCGCAGGAGCTCAAGGCCGCCGGGATCGAGCTCGCCGTGGACGCCAGCGGTCGACTCGGCGGACCGCCGACGGCACTGCTGGGCTACCTGCGGTCCTCGGCGCAGCGGGCCGAGGAGTGGTACGACCGCGGCATGGTGCTGCTCGACCTGCTCGACCGGCGCAGCGCGGCCTGTTGCGGCGCGATGGCCGGCATCTACCTGCGGCTCAATCGGCGGATCAAGAACGAACCGGCCGCCGTGCTGGACCGTCGGCTGGCGCTGCCCGGGTGGCAGAAGGCGGTCGTCGCCGCCCGCAGCCTCGCCGGGCGACCGGAGACGAGCGCCGCATGA
- the hpnE gene encoding hydroxysqualene dehydroxylase HpnE — MTAGVSEATEAAGATVAGRDGSRPHLVVVGGGLAGMAAALLAVDSGARVTLLEARPRLGGQTTSFRRGDLWIDTGQHVFMRCCTAYRGLLARLGVEHLTTLQPRLDVPVLLGDSLTRTRLRRTSVRLPAPLHLAPALLGYRALPLAERLRAGLAAFQLGRLDQRSAAVDERSFGAWLASHGQGPAATKALWELLTVATLNAPAAEASLGLAAKVVRTGLLDGADAGDLGWAEVPLSRLHGDAAMAALTAAGADVHLGAKVRAITAAGGGWELAVTAGGTSRGEAVPGTDAAGRLHADAVVLAVPPPAAADLLPAGAGPRPERLRELGDSPIINVHMIYPRQVIEGPFLAVVDSPIQWIFDRTISSGLAASGPPGAQYLALSQSAAEPWIDRSANELRTLFVDEMARLFPAARAAAPIEVFVTRERTATFRQAPGSLALRPGTSTGLPGFALAGTWTDTGWPATMESAVRSGLAATRESLAGMGVVVNGLAGSAGGVRGAAGRPPAPARRLPRQGADGAPATSTTPASDPSEPTSVPSDPSLVLDTAVAPNASDSSDSPDPRGENAVTAATKAVTGPVPTGQPGHSSTGGFPV; from the coding sequence ATGACCGCCGGGGTGAGTGAGGCCACCGAGGCCGCCGGCGCGACCGTGGCAGGTCGGGACGGGTCCCGACCGCACCTGGTCGTCGTCGGCGGAGGTCTCGCCGGGATGGCCGCGGCGCTGCTCGCCGTGGACAGCGGCGCGCGGGTGACGCTGCTGGAGGCCCGGCCGCGCCTGGGCGGCCAGACGACGTCGTTCCGACGGGGAGACCTGTGGATCGACACCGGTCAGCACGTGTTCATGCGCTGCTGCACCGCCTACCGCGGACTGCTGGCGCGCCTCGGGGTGGAGCACCTGACCACCCTGCAGCCCCGCCTGGACGTCCCGGTGCTCCTCGGGGACTCGCTCACCCGGACCCGACTGCGGCGCACCAGCGTGCGCCTGCCCGCGCCGCTGCACCTGGCCCCGGCGCTGCTGGGCTACCGGGCGCTGCCGCTCGCCGAGCGGCTGCGCGCCGGGCTCGCGGCCTTCCAGCTCGGTCGCCTCGACCAGCGGTCCGCGGCGGTGGACGAACGGTCGTTCGGCGCGTGGCTGGCCAGCCACGGCCAGGGCCCGGCGGCGACGAAGGCGCTGTGGGAGCTGCTGACCGTGGCGACGCTGAACGCGCCGGCCGCCGAGGCCTCGCTGGGCCTGGCGGCCAAGGTCGTGCGTACGGGCCTGCTGGACGGCGCCGACGCCGGCGACCTCGGCTGGGCGGAGGTCCCGCTGTCCCGGCTGCACGGCGACGCGGCGATGGCCGCCCTGACCGCGGCCGGCGCCGACGTCCACCTGGGGGCCAAGGTCCGCGCCATCACCGCCGCGGGCGGCGGCTGGGAGCTCGCGGTCACCGCGGGCGGGACCAGCCGCGGCGAGGCGGTGCCCGGCACCGACGCCGCGGGCCGGCTGCACGCCGACGCCGTGGTCCTCGCGGTGCCGCCACCGGCGGCGGCGGACCTGCTGCCGGCCGGGGCCGGCCCGCGACCCGAGCGGCTGCGTGAGCTGGGCGACTCGCCGATCATCAACGTGCACATGATCTATCCACGGCAGGTGATCGAGGGGCCGTTCCTGGCCGTCGTCGACTCGCCGATCCAGTGGATCTTCGACCGGACGATCTCCTCCGGCCTGGCCGCCTCGGGTCCGCCGGGAGCCCAGTACCTGGCGCTGTCCCAGTCGGCCGCCGAGCCGTGGATCGACCGGTCGGCGAACGAGCTGCGCACGTTGTTCGTCGACGAGATGGCCCGGCTGTTCCCGGCCGCCCGCGCGGCCGCGCCGATCGAGGTCTTCGTGACCCGGGAGCGCACGGCCACCTTCCGGCAGGCGCCCGGTTCGCTCGCGTTGCGCCCGGGTACCTCGACCGGACTGCCCGGCTTTGCCCTGGCCGGCACCTGGACCGACACCGGATGGCCCGCGACCATGGAATCTGCTGTGCGTAGCGGACTCGCTGCAACCCGTGAGAGCCTGGCCGGTATGGGGGTCGTCGTCAACGGGTTGGCCGGGTCCGCCGGGGGAGTCCGGGGGGCCGCCGGTCGACCACCGGCGCCGGCTCGGAGACTCCCACGGCAGGGCGCCGACGGGGCGCCCGCCACGAGCACCACACCTGCGTCAGACCCGTCAGAACCTACGTCAGTCCCATCAGACCCATCGCTTGTGCTGGATACAGCGGTTGCACCGAATGCATCGGATTCGTCGGATTCTCCGGATCCACGGGGGGAGAACGCGGTGACCGCCGCAACGAAGGCGGTCACCGGGCCGGTGCCCACCGGCCAGCCAGGGCACTCATCCACAGGGGGATTCCCGGTATGA
- a CDS encoding polyprenyl synthetase family protein, translated as MTMTVPDAIERGRTLTVPALRAVVDRLHPRLRHVVAYHRGWVDAAGEPLPGGGGKLVRPALALLSAEAAGAPAEVGLPAAVAVELVHDFSLLHDDLMDGDTERRHRPTAWTVFGADGAILAGDALLGLATQVLLEVEGDAARRAALILGAGVQDLVRGQAEDLMFESRSDVTVADTLRMEDGKTGALLACSASLGAVLAGAGDEMVDALAEYGSRLGTAFQLIDDLLGIWGDPAVTGKPVLSDLRSRKKSVPVVVALEAGGAAAEELRAFLVGTGESSEAELAHIAELVEQAGGRDWTTAEADRQLKACENVLRSLSMPAAVEAELLALARFVTERDR; from the coding sequence ATGACCATGACGGTTCCGGATGCGATCGAGCGGGGGCGGACCCTCACCGTGCCGGCGCTGCGCGCCGTGGTGGACCGCCTGCACCCGCGCCTTCGCCACGTCGTCGCCTACCACCGCGGCTGGGTGGACGCCGCCGGCGAACCGCTGCCCGGTGGCGGTGGCAAGCTCGTCCGCCCGGCGTTGGCGCTGCTGTCCGCCGAGGCGGCCGGCGCGCCGGCGGAGGTCGGCCTGCCGGCCGCGGTCGCCGTCGAGCTCGTGCACGACTTCTCGCTGCTGCACGACGACCTGATGGACGGCGACACCGAGCGCCGCCACCGGCCGACGGCCTGGACGGTCTTCGGCGCCGACGGCGCGATCCTGGCCGGCGACGCCCTGCTGGGGCTCGCCACCCAGGTCCTGCTGGAGGTCGAGGGCGACGCCGCGCGGCGCGCGGCGCTGATCCTCGGCGCCGGCGTCCAGGATCTGGTCCGCGGCCAGGCCGAGGACCTGATGTTCGAAAGCCGTTCCGACGTCACCGTGGCCGACACGCTGCGGATGGAGGACGGCAAGACCGGCGCGCTGCTGGCCTGTTCGGCGTCGCTGGGCGCCGTGCTCGCCGGTGCCGGCGACGAGATGGTCGACGCGCTCGCCGAGTACGGCTCCCGCCTCGGCACGGCCTTCCAGCTCATCGACGACCTGCTCGGCATCTGGGGCGACCCGGCGGTCACCGGCAAGCCGGTGCTGTCGGACCTGCGTTCCCGCAAGAAGTCCGTGCCGGTGGTGGTCGCGCTGGAGGCCGGCGGCGCCGCCGCCGAGGAGCTGCGTGCCTTCCTCGTCGGCACCGGCGAGTCGAGCGAGGCGGAACTCGCGCACATCGCCGAACTGGTCGAACAGGCGGGCGGGCGGGACTGGACCACCGCCGAGGCCGACCGGCAGCTCAAGGCGTGCGAGAACGTGCTGCGCTCGCTGTCGATGCCGGCCGCGGTCGAGGCGGAGCTGCTCGCCCTCGCCCGCTTCGTGACCGAGCGCGATCGCTGA
- a CDS encoding terpene cyclase/mutase family protein encodes MSLTSDPSPAAPTAEKSPKRPTIPVPATADAYGISRSSPPLPAATGRPQAAGPASAGVATARARDHLLALQSEEGWWKGDLETNVTMDAEDLFMKQFLGIRGDDETEQTARWIRSQQLADGGWPTFYGGPADLSTTIEAYIALRLAGDAVDAPHMARAAELVRAQGGVAASRVFTRIWLAALGQWSWDDVPVIPPELIFLPSWIPLNVYDFACWARQTIVALTIVGSLRPSHDLGFSIDELKVPAAARKPAALRSWEGAFERLDKLLHRYEKRPIKLLRTLALRRATEWVVARQEADGCWGGIQPPWVYSVMALHLMGYPLNHPVIATAFRGMERYVIRRDTPQGPIRQIEACQSPVWDTALAVVALADAGVPGDHPAMVKAGRWLVDEEVRVAGDWAVRRPELAPGGWAFEFDNDFYPDVDDTAEVVLALRRLLGAGHVAPPASRQGRAEAPPVNTVEDADPRLAAAMRAAAARGVDWSVGMRSSNGAWGAFDADNVRTLTTKIPFCDFGEVVDPPSADVTAHIVEMLADLGRSDHPITQRAVQWLLDNQEPGGSWFGRWGVNHLYGTGAVVPALIGAGVPTDHPAITAAVRWLLEHQSPEGGWGEDLRSYTDPAWIGRGELTASQTAWALLALLAVDPHSLAVKRGVRWLCETQRPDGTWDEPYFTGTGFPGDFSLNYHLYRLVFPLTALGRYVSLTGVATP; translated from the coding sequence ATGAGCCTGACCTCGGACCCGTCCCCGGCTGCTCCGACTGCCGAGAAGAGCCCGAAGCGGCCCACCATCCCGGTGCCCGCCACGGCCGACGCCTACGGGATCTCCCGGTCCTCACCGCCGCTGCCCGCCGCCACCGGCCGGCCGCAGGCGGCCGGCCCGGCCAGCGCGGGCGTCGCCACGGCGCGCGCCCGGGACCATCTCCTCGCGCTGCAGTCGGAGGAGGGCTGGTGGAAGGGCGACCTCGAGACGAACGTCACGATGGACGCCGAGGACCTGTTCATGAAGCAGTTCCTCGGCATCCGCGGTGACGACGAGACCGAGCAGACCGCCCGCTGGATCCGTTCCCAGCAGCTCGCGGACGGCGGCTGGCCCACTTTCTACGGCGGCCCGGCCGACCTGTCCACCACCATCGAGGCCTACATCGCGCTGCGCCTCGCCGGCGACGCGGTCGACGCCCCGCACATGGCCCGGGCCGCGGAGCTCGTGCGCGCCCAGGGCGGGGTGGCCGCCTCGCGGGTGTTCACCCGAATCTGGCTGGCGGCGCTCGGCCAGTGGTCCTGGGACGACGTGCCGGTCATCCCGCCGGAGTTGATCTTCCTGCCGTCGTGGATCCCGCTGAACGTCTACGACTTCGCCTGCTGGGCGCGCCAGACGATCGTCGCGTTGACGATCGTCGGGTCACTGCGGCCGTCGCACGACCTCGGCTTCTCCATCGACGAGCTCAAGGTGCCGGCAGCGGCGCGCAAGCCGGCCGCGCTGCGCAGCTGGGAGGGCGCCTTCGAGCGGCTCGACAAGCTGCTGCACCGCTACGAGAAGCGGCCGATCAAGCTCCTGCGCACCCTGGCGCTGCGGCGGGCCACCGAGTGGGTCGTCGCCCGGCAGGAGGCCGACGGGTGCTGGGGCGGCATCCAGCCGCCCTGGGTCTACTCCGTCATGGCGCTGCACCTGATGGGGTACCCGCTGAACCACCCGGTGATCGCCACGGCGTTCCGCGGGATGGAGCGGTACGTGATCCGCCGGGACACCCCGCAGGGCCCGATCCGCCAGATCGAGGCCTGCCAGTCGCCGGTCTGGGACACCGCGCTCGCGGTCGTCGCGCTCGCCGACGCCGGCGTCCCCGGCGACCATCCGGCGATGGTGAAGGCCGGCCGCTGGCTGGTCGACGAGGAGGTCCGGGTCGCCGGGGACTGGGCGGTGCGCCGCCCCGAGCTCGCCCCCGGCGGCTGGGCGTTCGAGTTCGACAACGACTTCTACCCGGACGTCGACGACACCGCCGAGGTGGTGCTGGCGCTGCGGCGGTTGCTCGGCGCGGGGCACGTCGCCCCGCCGGCCTCCCGGCAGGGCCGCGCGGAGGCCCCCCCGGTGAACACCGTCGAGGACGCGGACCCGCGGCTGGCCGCGGCGATGCGCGCGGCGGCGGCCCGCGGGGTCGACTGGAGCGTCGGGATGCGCTCGTCGAACGGCGCCTGGGGCGCCTTCGACGCCGACAACGTCCGGACGCTCACCACGAAGATCCCGTTCTGCGACTTCGGCGAGGTGGTCGACCCGCCGTCGGCGGACGTCACCGCGCACATCGTCGAGATGCTGGCCGACCTCGGCCGCTCCGACCACCCGATCACCCAGCGGGCGGTGCAGTGGCTGCTGGACAACCAGGAGCCGGGCGGGTCCTGGTTCGGCCGGTGGGGCGTCAACCACCTCTACGGCACCGGGGCGGTCGTGCCGGCGCTGATCGGCGCCGGGGTGCCCACCGACCACCCGGCGATCACCGCCGCGGTCCGGTGGCTGCTCGAGCACCAGTCGCCCGAGGGCGGCTGGGGCGAGGACCTGCGCTCCTACACCGACCCCGCCTGGATCGGCCGAGGCGAGCTCACCGCGTCGCAGACGGCGTGGGCGCTGCTCGCGCTGCTGGCGGTGGACCCGCACAGCCTGGCCGTGAAGCGTGGGGTGCGCTGGTTGTGCGAGACCCAGCGGCCGGACGGCACCTGGGACGAGCCCTACTTCACCGGCACCGGTTTCCCCGGCGACTTCTCTCTGAACTACCATCTGTACCGGCTGGTCTTCCCGCTGACCGCGCTCGGCCGGTACGTGAGCCTCACCGGGGTGGCCACACCATGA
- the ispH gene encoding 4-hydroxy-3-methylbut-2-enyl diphosphate reductase — protein MSTSPSPGGDGTAPDAVVTPADRTAPAAAAGGPAVIPSQDPASPSVPSSAAARRLSAVGSPVAVGSSSAVGSPVEAGSPVDAGSPAEAGSPVEPGSSTEAGSAAEASVGGGQAQAPPRPAEPAATVARPRRRARLVVATALRFEAMAAGRSGLPSDTVMVRTGMGPDKAGRAARVVRQARPDAVAIVGLSGGLAPGIRPGDIVVASEVRGVDGSVAARCASAPLLAGDLRRLGLTVHVGPIVTAAKVATGDERTRLAATGAIAVDMESAPIAAGVGDVPFAAVRVIVDTADEPLGRLDLVRRGVLGLRTMRRLGLPIGAWAAAVGRRTVLLAEPRAFCAGVERAIEVVERALELHGAPVYVRKQIVHNSHVVADLAARGAVFVEELDEVPAGATVVFSAHGVAPAVWNQADGRQLSVIDATCPLVEKVHAEARRFTSRGDTVLLIGHSGHEEVDGTLGEAPGRIRLVQSPEEVDALDVPDPERVTYLMQTTLAMDEAEEVVDALKERFPAIVGPGSADICYATSNRQNAVRKVAQEAQLVLVVGSANSANSVRLVEVSRRDGVASHLVENVGDVELSWLDGVETVGISAGASAPPSLVEELTAALSGLGATDVTTRSVGTETVAFHLPKELRRAGAIAAGAAAAGTSAAGAAPAHVSGPS, from the coding sequence ATGAGCACCTCCCCATCCCCGGGCGGCGACGGGACCGCTCCCGACGCTGTCGTGACCCCCGCCGACCGCACGGCCCCGGCGGCCGCGGCGGGGGGACCCGCCGTGATCCCCTCCCAGGACCCGGCGTCGCCGTCCGTTCCCTCGTCCGCCGCGGCACGCCGGCTCAGCGCGGTGGGTTCGCCTGTCGCGGTGGGTTCGTCCAGCGCGGTCGGTTCGCCTGTCGAGGCGGGTTCGCCTGTCGACGCGGGTTCGCCCGCCGAGGCGGGTTCGCCGGTCGAGCCGGGCTCGTCCACCGAGGCGGGCTCGGCCGCGGAGGCGTCGGTCGGTGGCGGGCAGGCGCAGGCGCCACCGCGGCCCGCGGAGCCGGCTGCGACCGTGGCCCGGCCCCGCCGACGCGCGCGGCTCGTGGTCGCGACAGCGCTGCGCTTCGAGGCGATGGCGGCCGGCCGCTCCGGCCTGCCGTCGGACACCGTCATGGTGCGCACCGGTATGGGCCCCGACAAGGCGGGCCGAGCCGCTCGGGTGGTCCGTCAGGCGCGCCCCGACGCCGTCGCCATCGTGGGCCTGTCCGGCGGCCTCGCCCCCGGGATCAGGCCCGGGGACATCGTCGTCGCCAGCGAGGTCCGCGGCGTCGACGGTTCCGTCGCCGCCCGCTGTGCGTCCGCCCCGCTGCTGGCCGGTGACCTGCGCAGGCTCGGCCTGACCGTCCACGTCGGCCCGATCGTCACCGCGGCCAAGGTCGCCACCGGCGACGAGCGCACGCGGCTGGCCGCCACCGGCGCCATCGCGGTGGACATGGAGAGCGCCCCGATCGCCGCGGGGGTCGGGGATGTCCCGTTCGCCGCGGTGCGGGTCATCGTCGACACCGCCGACGAGCCGCTCGGCCGCCTCGACCTGGTCCGCCGCGGCGTGCTGGGCCTGCGCACGATGCGCCGGCTCGGCCTGCCCATCGGCGCCTGGGCGGCGGCGGTGGGCCGGCGCACCGTGCTGCTCGCCGAACCGCGGGCGTTCTGCGCCGGGGTCGAGCGCGCCATCGAGGTCGTCGAACGCGCCCTGGAGCTCCACGGCGCGCCGGTCTACGTCCGCAAGCAGATCGTGCACAACTCCCACGTGGTGGCCGACCTCGCCGCCCGAGGGGCGGTCTTCGTCGAGGAACTCGACGAGGTGCCCGCCGGCGCGACCGTGGTCTTCTCCGCGCACGGGGTGGCCCCGGCGGTGTGGAACCAGGCCGACGGGCGCCAGCTCTCCGTCATCGACGCGACCTGCCCGCTGGTCGAGAAGGTGCACGCCGAGGCCCGCCGGTTCACCTCCCGCGGCGACACCGTGCTGCTCATCGGCCACTCCGGTCACGAGGAGGTCGACGGCACGCTGGGCGAGGCGCCTGGGCGCATCCGGCTGGTGCAGTCGCCCGAGGAGGTCGACGCCCTCGACGTCCCCGACCCCGAGCGGGTCACCTACCTCATGCAGACCACGCTGGCGATGGACGAGGCCGAGGAGGTCGTCGACGCGCTCAAGGAGCGCTTCCCGGCGATCGTCGGCCCCGGGTCCGCCGACATCTGCTACGCCACCTCGAACCGGCAGAACGCGGTGCGCAAGGTCGCCCAGGAGGCGCAGCTCGTCCTCGTCGTCGGGTCGGCCAACAGCGCGAACTCGGTGCGGCTGGTGGAGGTCAGCCGCCGCGACGGGGTGGCCTCCCACCTCGTCGAGAACGTCGGCGACGTGGAACTGTCCTGGCTGGACGGGGTGGAGACGGTCGGCATCTCCGCCGGCGCCTCGGCTCCGCCGTCACTGGTGGAGGAGCTCACCGCCGCGCTGTCCGGCCTCGGGGCGACGGACGTGACCACCCGATCCGTCGGTACCGAGACGGTCGCCTTCCACCTGCCCAAGGAGCTGCGCCGCGCGGGCGCCATCGCGGCCGGTGCCGCCGCGGCTGGTACCTCCGCGGCTGGTGCCGCGCCGGCGCACGTGTCCGGCCCGTCGTAG